In the Anastrepha obliqua isolate idAnaObli1 chromosome 1, idAnaObli1_1.0, whole genome shotgun sequence genome, one interval contains:
- the LOC129235471 gene encoding GATA-binding factor A isoform X2, translated as MYHSSAGYPDLTGGAAGNGGYHHQQAMNAPVYVPSNRALTQSQYNHVATHFGTAAAQNAWTTDSFGTAHAQLPAQFYTMGSWRAAYDPTGFQRSSPYESAIDFQFGEGRECVNCGAISTPLWRRDGTGHYLCNACGLYHKMNGMNRPLIKPSKRLTATRRLGLCCTNCGTRTTTLWRRNNEGEPVCNACGLYFKLHGVNRPLAMRKDGIQTRKRKPKKSNSSTDVSKDGKDEDLKSSLALERHSLPSSVALSAKLQSDLALKSNSSLNTALASGSGSVSNNNSLHNLSLSAITATPTSGGGSFSHHMHLPSAATQQSRHSAISHTHSHAHALSSAGSTSTVHSASTASSLSSNLYSPQSNASSSQLSASTFGSHAISKYEHLLSSSGSGGGGGGAGGNIGNLNNSPANAVSLSNGISASTPSPSYHHHTAAAAAHLHHHHHHHHAAAAAHHAASHHTAAALGQHSGSSHIGSGSGDGSVGVGGYSVKSEANATNYDYVSNCYFSGSFPPLSASSAAAATGGGMGMGMGVGVGMGVGMHGMHGSASELAGYHHQHNVIQAAKLMATS; from the exons ATGTATCATTCGAGTGCCGGCTATCCAGACCTGACGGGCGGTGCTGCTGGTAACGGCGGCTACCACCACCAACAGGCCATGAATGCGCCCGTCTATGTGCCCTCCAACCGCGCACTCACCCAAAGCCAATACAATCACGTGGCCACACACTTTGGTACCGCCGCTGCACAGAACGCCTGGACAACAGATAGTTTTGGTACTGCCCATGCCCAACTACCAGCGCAATTCTACACTATGGGCTCTTGGCGCGCCGCCTACGATCCCACCGGCTTTCAGCGCTCGTCGCCCTATGAGAGTGCAATCGATTTTCAATTTGGCGAAGGGCGCGAATGCGTCAATTGTGGCGCGATTAGTACACCACTGTGGCGACGTGATGGCACCGGTCATTATCTGTGCAACGCTTGTGGTCTCTATCACAAAATGAACGGCATGAATCGACCGCTGATCAAGCCGAGCAAGCGATTG ACGGCCACAAGACGGCTGGGACTGTGCTGCACCAATTGCGGCACGCGCACCACAACGCTTTGGCGTCGCAATAATGAGGGTGAGCCGGTGTGCAATGCTTGCGGACTGTATTTCAAGTTGCATGGCGTTAATCGACCATTGGCTATGCGAAAGGATGGCATACAAACGCGCAAGCGGAAACCGAAAAAGTCCAACAGTTCGACGGACGTCTCGAAAGACGGTAAAGATGAAG ATTTGAAATCTTCACTTGCATTGGAACGACACAGTTTACCTTCTTCCGTTGCACTCTCCGCCAAACTGCAGTCCGATCTGGCACTTAAAAGCAACAGCAGTCTCAACACCGCACTAGCCAGCGGCAGTGGCAGTGTTAGCAACAACAACTCCTTACACAATCTTAGCCTCAGCGCCATAACTGCTACGCCAACCTCCGGTGGTGGCTCGTTCAGTCATCACATGCATTTGCCGTCCGCTGCCACGCAACAGTCCCGCCATTCCGCCATCTCACACACACATTCGCATGCGCATGCGCTCTCTTCTGCCGGCAGCACCTCCACCGTGCACTCAGCCTCTACGGCCTCGTCGCTCAGCTCCAATCTGTATTCGCCGCAAAGCAATGCGAGCAGCTCGCAACTCTCTGCCTCCACATTCGGCTCGCACGCCATCTCAAAGTATGAGCATCTGCTTTCCTCCAGTGGCAGTGGTGGCGGCGGTGGCGGTGCCGGTGGCAATATTGGAAATCTCAACAACTCCCCCGCCAACGCTGTATCGCTATCGAACGGCATATCGGCCAGCACGCCCAGCCCCAGTTATCATCATCACACAGCCGCAGCGGCGGCGCATCtccatcaccatcatcatcatcatcatgccGCGGCGGCGGCACACCATGCAGCCTCACACCACACAGCAGCCGCGTTGGGTCAACACAGCGGCAGTTCTCACATTGGCAGCGGCTCCGGTGATGGCAGCGTAGGTGTGGGTGGTTACAGCGTCAAATCGGAAGCGAACGCCACCAACTACGACTATGTGAGTAACTGTTACTTTAGTGGCTCGTTTCCGCCGCTTAGCGCTTCTTCGGCCGCAGCTGCTACCGGTGGCGGCATGGGCATGGGTATGGGCGTGGGTGTGGGTATGGGTGTTGGAATGCATGGCATGCACGGTTCGGCCAGCGAACTGGCTGGTTATCACCATCAGCACAACGTCATACAGGCGGCTAAGCTGATGGCCACTTCGTAA
- the LOC129235471 gene encoding GATA-binding factor A isoform X1 — translation MYHSSAGYPDLTGGAAGNGGYHHQQAMNAPVYVPSNRALTQSQYNHVATHFGTAAAQNAWTTDSFGTAHAQLPAQFYTMGSWRAAYDPTGFQRSSPYESAIDFQFGEGRECVNCGAISTPLWRRDGTGHYLCNACGLYHKMNGMNRPLIKPSKRLILSLQTATRRLGLCCTNCGTRTTTLWRRNNEGEPVCNACGLYFKLHGVNRPLAMRKDGIQTRKRKPKKSNSSTDVSKDGKDEDLKSSLALERHSLPSSVALSAKLQSDLALKSNSSLNTALASGSGSVSNNNSLHNLSLSAITATPTSGGGSFSHHMHLPSAATQQSRHSAISHTHSHAHALSSAGSTSTVHSASTASSLSSNLYSPQSNASSSQLSASTFGSHAISKYEHLLSSSGSGGGGGGAGGNIGNLNNSPANAVSLSNGISASTPSPSYHHHTAAAAAHLHHHHHHHHAAAAAHHAASHHTAAALGQHSGSSHIGSGSGDGSVGVGGYSVKSEANATNYDYVSNCYFSGSFPPLSASSAAAATGGGMGMGMGVGVGMGVGMHGMHGSASELAGYHHQHNVIQAAKLMATS, via the exons ATGTATCATTCGAGTGCCGGCTATCCAGACCTGACGGGCGGTGCTGCTGGTAACGGCGGCTACCACCACCAACAGGCCATGAATGCGCCCGTCTATGTGCCCTCCAACCGCGCACTCACCCAAAGCCAATACAATCACGTGGCCACACACTTTGGTACCGCCGCTGCACAGAACGCCTGGACAACAGATAGTTTTGGTACTGCCCATGCCCAACTACCAGCGCAATTCTACACTATGGGCTCTTGGCGCGCCGCCTACGATCCCACCGGCTTTCAGCGCTCGTCGCCCTATGAGAGTGCAATCGATTTTCAATTTGGCGAAGGGCGCGAATGCGTCAATTGTGGCGCGATTAGTACACCACTGTGGCGACGTGATGGCACCGGTCATTATCTGTGCAACGCTTGTGGTCTCTATCACAAAATGAACGGCATGAATCGACCGCTGATCAAGCCGAGCAAGCGATTG atTTTATCCTTGCAGACGGCCACAAGACGGCTGGGACTGTGCTGCACCAATTGCGGCACGCGCACCACAACGCTTTGGCGTCGCAATAATGAGGGTGAGCCGGTGTGCAATGCTTGCGGACTGTATTTCAAGTTGCATGGCGTTAATCGACCATTGGCTATGCGAAAGGATGGCATACAAACGCGCAAGCGGAAACCGAAAAAGTCCAACAGTTCGACGGACGTCTCGAAAGACGGTAAAGATGAAG ATTTGAAATCTTCACTTGCATTGGAACGACACAGTTTACCTTCTTCCGTTGCACTCTCCGCCAAACTGCAGTCCGATCTGGCACTTAAAAGCAACAGCAGTCTCAACACCGCACTAGCCAGCGGCAGTGGCAGTGTTAGCAACAACAACTCCTTACACAATCTTAGCCTCAGCGCCATAACTGCTACGCCAACCTCCGGTGGTGGCTCGTTCAGTCATCACATGCATTTGCCGTCCGCTGCCACGCAACAGTCCCGCCATTCCGCCATCTCACACACACATTCGCATGCGCATGCGCTCTCTTCTGCCGGCAGCACCTCCACCGTGCACTCAGCCTCTACGGCCTCGTCGCTCAGCTCCAATCTGTATTCGCCGCAAAGCAATGCGAGCAGCTCGCAACTCTCTGCCTCCACATTCGGCTCGCACGCCATCTCAAAGTATGAGCATCTGCTTTCCTCCAGTGGCAGTGGTGGCGGCGGTGGCGGTGCCGGTGGCAATATTGGAAATCTCAACAACTCCCCCGCCAACGCTGTATCGCTATCGAACGGCATATCGGCCAGCACGCCCAGCCCCAGTTATCATCATCACACAGCCGCAGCGGCGGCGCATCtccatcaccatcatcatcatcatcatgccGCGGCGGCGGCACACCATGCAGCCTCACACCACACAGCAGCCGCGTTGGGTCAACACAGCGGCAGTTCTCACATTGGCAGCGGCTCCGGTGATGGCAGCGTAGGTGTGGGTGGTTACAGCGTCAAATCGGAAGCGAACGCCACCAACTACGACTATGTGAGTAACTGTTACTTTAGTGGCTCGTTTCCGCCGCTTAGCGCTTCTTCGGCCGCAGCTGCTACCGGTGGCGGCATGGGCATGGGTATGGGCGTGGGTGTGGGTATGGGTGTTGGAATGCATGGCATGCACGGTTCGGCCAGCGAACTGGCTGGTTATCACCATCAGCACAACGTCATACAGGCGGCTAAGCTGATGGCCACTTCGTAA